In one window of bacterium DNA:
- the folP gene encoding dihydropteroate synthase, which yields MEKIGVDNQGISLMAPKSLSLVLKLPQVGLREALILKQEMLSLGGDVALPRKIFNFFPQDYQILLLGNLKIYQKLVSKLEGQYFKLPQIAQTLKKTINNYQKENFTLSWRDYTLFLNKRTYLMGILNVTPDSFSDGGKFLKKEKAVDHALKMVEEGVDIIDIGGRSTRPGSKEINFQEELSRVIPVIEELSSRIKVPISIDTYRAKVAEEAIAAGASMVNDISGLNFDPQMGEVVAKNQVPVIVMHIKGTPENMQYNPQYEDLILEIITYLRESINKAVKFGVPEDKIIIDPGIGFGKTVAHNLEIIKRLKEFKILGRPISIGTSRKSFLANVLGLPTGEKIEERREGTMASVAVSTYQGASLFRVHDVKETKRVIKVVEAIKLGLEFRP from the coding sequence ATGGAGAAGATAGGGGTAGATAATCAAGGAATTTCTCTTATGGCTCCTAAGTCTTTATCCCTGGTTCTTAAATTACCTCAAGTAGGACTTAGAGAGGCTTTAATTTTAAAGCAAGAGATGCTTTCCTTGGGAGGAGACGTTGCCTTACCGAGAAAGATTTTTAACTTTTTTCCTCAGGACTACCAAATTTTGCTTTTAGGAAACTTAAAGATATACCAAAAGCTTGTTTCTAAATTAGAAGGCCAATATTTTAAACTTCCTCAAATAGCTCAAACATTAAAGAAAACAATTAATAATTATCAAAAAGAAAATTTTACCTTAAGTTGGAGAGATTATACCCTCTTTTTAAATAAAAGAACTTATCTGATGGGTATCTTAAATGTTACTCCAGATTCTTTTTCAGATGGAGGTAAATTCTTAAAAAAAGAAAAAGCAGTCGATCATGCTTTAAAAATGGTAGAAGAAGGAGTTGATATTATTGATATTGGAGGAAGATCGACTCGCCCTGGCTCTAAGGAAATAAATTTCCAAGAGGAATTAAGTCGGGTGATTCCTGTCATTGAGGAGCTTTCTTCTCGAATAAAAGTTCCTATCTCTATAGATACTTATAGAGCCAAGGTAGCTGAAGAGGCTATTGCTGCAGGAGCAAGTATGGTCAATGATATTAGTGGTCTTAACTTTGATCCCCAGATGGGAGAAGTGGTGGCTAAAAACCAGGTACCGGTGATTGTAATGCATATTAAAGGGACTCCAGAAAATATGCAATATAATCCTCAATATGAAGACCTAATCTTAGAGATCATTACTTATTTAAGAGAAAGTATCAATAAAGCGGTCAAGTTTGGAGTTCCAGAAGACAAGATTATTATAGATCCTGGTATTGGATTTGGTAAGACAGTAGCTCATAATTTAGAGATTATTAAAAGATTAAAAGAATTTAAGATTTTAGGAAGACCAATTTCAATAGGAACTTCTCGTAAATCATTTCTGGCTAATGTCTTAGGTCTTCCAACAGGAGAAAAGATAGAAGAAAGAAGAGAAGGGACGATGGCTTCCGTAGCTGTTTCTACTTATCAGGGAGCTTCTCTATTTCGGGTGCATGATGTCAAAGAAACAAAAAGAGTAATAAAAGTAGTAGAGGCCATAAAATTAGGATTAGAGTTTAGACCTTAA
- the folE gene encoding GTP cyclohydrolase I FolE, which yields MDKEVDKEVDKEKIKKAITMIIEAIGDDPNRKGLVKTPERVADAYEEIFSGINKNLAKELEIYLPDTHEEMILVKDISFYSICEHHFLPFHGKTHVAYLPKEGRITGLSKLVRVVEISAKRLQLQERFTTEIADLLMKVLRPHGVLVMVEAEHLCMTMRGVRKPGSITVTSAVRGAFKNEATRAEALAIIKNK from the coding sequence GTGGATAAAGAAGTGGATAAAGAAGTGGATAAAGAAAAGATTAAGAAAGCAATAACCATGATTATTGAAGCGATAGGAGATGACCCTAATCGTAAAGGATTAGTCAAGACTCCCGAGAGAGTAGCTGATGCTTACGAGGAGATTTTTAGTGGCATTAATAAAAATTTGGCCAAGGAATTAGAGATTTATTTACCTGATACTCACGAAGAGATGATCTTAGTAAAAGATATATCATTTTATTCTATCTGTGAACATCATTTCTTACCTTTTCATGGAAAAACACATGTCGCTTATTTACCTAAAGAAGGGAGAATTACCGGGCTAAGTAAATTAGTTAGAGTAGTAGAAATATCGGCTAAGAGACTACAGCTTCAAGAACGATTTACTACCGAGATAGCCGATTTATTGATGAAAGTATTAAGACCACATGGGGTATTAGTTATGGTAGAAGCAGAACATCTTTGCATGACCATGAGAGGAGTAAGAAAGCCAGGTTCTATTACGGTAACATCTGCAGTGAGAGGAGCTTTTAAAAATGAAGCTACTAGAGCTGAGGCCTTGGCTATTATTAAAAACAAGTAA
- a CDS encoding phosphoglucomutase/phosphomannomutase family protein, with protein MGEITFGTSGWRAVMAEDFTFDKVKIVTQAISNYLKEKKEDQKGIIVGYDTRFMAEKFAEVAALVLAGNDIPVFLSSRDVPTPVISFEVIRKKLSGGINFTASHNPPEYQGIKFSSSNGGPALPSTTNWITEKAKILNLTQVKQLSSLKEGKERKLIEMIDPRNSYLERIKEIVDLEMITKANLKLIVDNMWGTGQGYLDYLLKKAGCQVEVLHNFRDPYFGGLSPEPAEENVTTLIQKVKDSGAHLGLATDGDADRFGIVDQGGRYIGANYIISLLYNYLLKTRGWQGVAVRSVATTHMVDAIAKKQGRKIIETPVGFKYVAEVMEREEIVIGAEESGGLTIKDHVPEKDGILACLLVAEMVALNKKSLTEILNELYQEVGTFINKRLNYHLSEEEKEKVLRRLKNNPPLNFAGLKVKEVGGDGFKFILEEGSWIMIRPSGTEPVVRCYLETDNLEKLQRLIKVSDDFIKG; from the coding sequence ATGGGAGAGATAACTTTTGGAACTTCTGGTTGGCGAGCAGTAATGGCTGAGGATTTTACTTTTGACAAGGTAAAGATTGTTACTCAAGCTATTAGTAATTACTTGAAAGAAAAGAAAGAAGATCAAAAAGGAATAATAGTAGGTTATGATACTCGATTCATGGCGGAGAAATTTGCTGAGGTAGCGGCTTTAGTCTTAGCTGGTAATGATATTCCTGTTTTTCTTTCAAGTAGGGATGTGCCTACTCCCGTTATTTCTTTTGAAGTAATAAGAAAAAAGTTAAGTGGAGGAATTAACTTTACCGCTAGTCATAATCCTCCTGAATATCAAGGGATTAAATTTTCATCTTCTAATGGTGGCCCAGCATTACCTTCTACTACTAATTGGATTACTGAAAAGGCGAAGATCTTAAATTTAACCCAAGTCAAGCAATTATCTTCTTTAAAAGAAGGAAAAGAAAGAAAACTTATTGAGATGATAGATCCTCGAAATTCTTACTTAGAGAGGATAAAAGAAATTGTAGATTTAGAGATGATAACTAAAGCTAACTTAAAGCTGATTGTAGATAATATGTGGGGAACAGGCCAAGGTTATTTAGATTATCTATTAAAAAAAGCCGGTTGCCAAGTAGAAGTGCTCCATAATTTTCGAGATCCTTATTTTGGAGGCTTGTCCCCAGAACCAGCAGAAGAAAATGTGACTACCTTAATCCAGAAAGTAAAAGATAGTGGTGCTCATTTAGGTTTAGCTACAGATGGAGATGCAGATCGTTTTGGTATCGTTGATCAAGGAGGAAGATATATAGGTGCTAATTATATAATCTCCTTGCTTTATAACTATCTTTTAAAGACTCGAGGATGGCAAGGAGTAGCCGTAAGAAGTGTAGCTACTACTCATATGGTAGATGCGATTGCTAAAAAGCAGGGAAGAAAGATAATTGAGACGCCAGTTGGCTTTAAATATGTAGCAGAAGTAATGGAGAGAGAAGAGATCGTCATTGGAGCAGAAGAGAGTGGGGGTTTGACTATAAAAGATCATGTTCCAGAGAAAGATGGCATCTTAGCTTGTTTATTAGTAGCAGAAATGGTAGCTTTAAACAAAAAATCTCTGACTGAAATATTAAATGAACTATACCAAGAAGTAGGAACTTTTATCAATAAAAGGTTAAATTATCATCTCAGCGAAGAAGAGAAAGAAAAAGTTTTAAGAAGATTAAAGAATAATCCACCTTTAAATTTTGCTGGTCTTAAAGTAAAAGAAGTTGGGGGTGATGGTTTTAAGTTTATCTTAGAAGAAGGTAGCTGGATAATGATTCGGCCTTCAGGAACCGAGCCAGTAGTAAGATGTTATCTAGAGACAGATAATTTGGAAAAGTTACAACGGTTAATAAAAGTAAGTGATGATTTTATAAAGGGATAA
- a CDS encoding mannose-1-phosphate guanyltransferase: MKGVIMAGGFGTRLRPLTCNIPKPMVPIVNVPVMEHIIRLLKNYGITDIVSILYYQPEIIQDYFKDGRNFGVNMSYVSAIQDFGTAGSVKNSEEYLKEEPFIIISGDVLTDFNLETIISFHQERKSLATIVLTRVTDPLAYGIVITDERGKILRFLEKPSWGEVFSDTINTGIYILHPEVLKYIPKDKEFDFSKDLFPLLLSKKEELYGCVVQGYWKDIGNLEEYQQARFDIFKGKININISGKRQNYIGKEVWIDEECEISKTVEYTEGVIIGKRCKIGEKVKLRNVILGNNCVVEDNTSITNSIIWDNVKIGRHGELRGNIVSKNSQILDNAYLEEKALVSDGCKVGKGASLKEGVKIWPHKIVEDGATLMSSLVWGERWSKSLFGKYGVVGLANVELTPEFASKLGAAYGATFAKGSTIITSRDQHKASRMINRAFMSGVLSTGVNVHDVGAIPLPVARYQIGASEEQGGVHVKRAPHHLEYLEISFFDANGLDLSSKKEKAIEQLFFREDFRRAEIKETGELTFPYRMVEYYKEGLLSKINDDLISQRGFKIVIDYGYGGASVVFPSVVSNLNCEVLTINSYVDIEKTGKVDVNVFLQQLSNIVITLKADLGFMFDFEAERIFIVDNKGRILPDSFALVLVSYLLAQTCPEVNIAVPVNITRVVEKLVQKVKRTKTAPRAMMEEKDIMMVGNGAGGFIFPQFQPAFDAMFTAIKILELMAKRNIKLSELVDSIPPFFIAHEKIPCPWEAKGRIMRELIELTKNEKVELIDGIKVYHQEDWVLLIPDSDSQIFHIYAESNSVENAKNLVYKYIDKIKAMI; encoded by the coding sequence ATGAAAGGAGTAATTATGGCTGGAGGCTTTGGAACGCGATTACGTCCTCTGACTTGTAATATTCCTAAACCTATGGTGCCTATCGTTAATGTTCCGGTAATGGAACATATTATTAGACTTCTTAAGAATTATGGAATTACTGATATTGTTTCTATTCTTTATTACCAACCTGAAATTATTCAAGACTATTTTAAAGATGGCCGTAATTTTGGGGTAAATATGTCCTATGTTTCAGCTATCCAAGATTTTGGAACAGCAGGAAGTGTTAAAAACTCTGAAGAATATTTAAAGGAAGAACCTTTTATCATTATTAGTGGAGATGTTTTAACAGATTTTAATTTAGAAACGATTATTTCTTTTCATCAAGAGAGAAAATCTTTAGCGACTATTGTTTTGACGCGAGTAACTGATCCTCTTGCTTATGGAATTGTAATTACAGATGAGAGAGGAAAAATTTTAAGATTTTTAGAAAAGCCAAGTTGGGGTGAAGTCTTTAGTGATACCATCAATACAGGAATATATATTTTACATCCAGAGGTCTTAAAGTATATTCCTAAGGATAAAGAGTTTGATTTTAGTAAAGATTTATTTCCCCTCCTTTTAAGTAAAAAGGAAGAGTTGTATGGGTGTGTAGTTCAGGGGTATTGGAAAGATATTGGGAATTTAGAAGAATATCAACAAGCTCGTTTTGATATATTTAAAGGTAAGATTAATATTAATATTTCAGGGAAAAGACAAAATTATATTGGAAAAGAAGTTTGGATAGATGAAGAATGTGAAATTTCTAAGACCGTTGAATATACAGAAGGAGTAATTATTGGCAAAAGATGCAAGATTGGGGAAAAAGTAAAGCTAAGGAATGTAATCTTAGGAAATAACTGCGTGGTAGAAGATAATACCAGTATTACTAATAGTATTATCTGGGATAATGTCAAGATTGGTCGTCATGGAGAACTTCGGGGAAATATAGTCAGTAAAAATTCCCAAATATTAGATAATGCTTATTTAGAGGAAAAAGCTTTAGTCAGTGATGGATGTAAAGTTGGAAAAGGGGCTTCCTTGAAAGAGGGAGTAAAGATCTGGCCCCATAAAATAGTTGAAGATGGAGCTACTTTAATGAGTAGCTTGGTTTGGGGAGAACGTTGGTCCAAATCTTTATTTGGAAAGTATGGAGTAGTAGGATTAGCCAATGTAGAACTTACCCCGGAATTTGCTTCTAAATTAGGAGCGGCTTATGGGGCTACTTTTGCTAAAGGCAGTACCATAATTACGAGTAGAGATCAACACAAAGCTTCTCGAATGATTAATCGAGCTTTCATGTCCGGTGTTCTTTCTACCGGCGTAAATGTTCATGATGTAGGAGCTATTCCCTTACCGGTAGCTCGTTATCAAATTGGAGCTTCTGAAGAACAAGGAGGTGTTCACGTCAAGAGAGCTCCTCATCATCTAGAATATTTAGAAATTAGTTTCTTTGATGCTAATGGATTAGATTTATCTTCAAAGAAAGAAAAGGCCATCGAACAGCTCTTTTTCAGGGAAGACTTCAGGAGAGCGGAAATTAAAGAAACAGGAGAACTTACTTTTCCATATCGCATGGTAGAATATTACAAGGAAGGGCTCTTGAGCAAGATTAATGATGATTTAATTTCTCAGAGAGGATTTAAGATCGTTATAGATTATGGATATGGAGGAGCTTCAGTGGTCTTTCCTTCTGTAGTTAGTAATCTTAATTGTGAAGTTTTAACTATAAACTCCTATGTGGATATAGAAAAAACAGGCAAAGTTGATGTTAATGTCTTTTTACAGCAATTATCAAATATTGTTATTACTCTTAAGGCTGACTTGGGCTTTATGTTTGATTTTGAAGCAGAACGTATTTTTATTGTGGATAATAAAGGGAGAATTTTACCTGATAGTTTTGCTTTAGTCTTGGTTTCTTATCTTTTAGCTCAAACTTGTCCCGAAGTTAATATCGCTGTACCAGTAAATATAACCCGGGTAGTAGAAAAGTTAGTCCAAAAAGTAAAAAGGACCAAAACTGCCCCAAGGGCAATGATGGAAGAAAAAGATATTATGATGGTGGGAAATGGCGCCGGCGGCTTTATCTTTCCTCAATTTCAACCAGCTTTTGATGCTATGTTCACCGCCATAAAGATTTTAGAGCTTATGGCTAAAAGAAATATCAAGTTGAGTGAATTAGTAGACTCTATCCCGCCTTTCTTTATTGCTCACGAGAAGATACCTTGTCCTTGGGAGGCAAAAGGAAGGATAATGCGAGAATTAATTGAACTTACTAAGAATGAAAAAGTAGAGCTTATTGATGGAATTAAGGTCTACCATCAGGAAGATTGGGTTCTCTTAATTCCTGACTCAGATAGCCAAATTTTTCATATTTATGCAGAATCAAATTCCGTGGAGAACGCTAAGAACTTAGTTTATAAATATATCGATAAGATCAAGGCCATGATTTAA
- the rsmA gene encoding ribosomal RNA small subunit methyltransferase A, whose protein sequence is MSILVEVKRLLREKQINPKKRLGQNFLVNSLVYNNIIQAAKLNEDDWVLEIGAGFGFLTKLLAQRVFKVVTIEIDKEIVKIIKKQLEGFKNIEIIEGDILKLDLRLIIPKGQRIKVVANLPYYITTPIIFKLLQDKEFISCLTIMVQKEVGERIVAKPGSKDYGILSIMIQYHALVKKGMLVKNSCFFPSPKVDSVIINLEMLDKPRVFVNNETFFYNSVKGLFGQRRKMVINNLKQFKVLNNYDHDFIVRLLSGLNINPKLRPEKLSLEEIANLSNALSSLSTSSS, encoded by the coding sequence ATGTCGATCTTAGTGGAGGTTAAAAGATTACTAAGAGAGAAACAGATTAATCCAAAGAAGAGATTAGGTCAAAATTTCTTAGTTAATTCCTTAGTTTATAATAATATTATCCAAGCAGCTAAGTTAAATGAAGATGATTGGGTGTTAGAGATAGGGGCGGGGTTTGGCTTTTTAACTAAGTTATTAGCCCAAAGAGTCTTTAAGGTAGTAACGATAGAAATAGATAAAGAGATAGTAAAGATAATAAAAAAACAGTTAGAAGGTTTTAAAAATATTGAGATTATCGAAGGAGATATTCTCAAATTAGACTTAAGATTAATTATTCCTAAGGGTCAAAGAATAAAAGTAGTAGCTAATTTACCTTATTATATTACTACTCCGATCATCTTTAAGTTACTTCAAGATAAAGAATTTATTTCTTGTTTAACGATTATGGTTCAGAAAGAGGTGGGCGAAAGAATAGTCGCTAAGCCAGGTAGCAAGGATTATGGAATTTTGTCTATTATGATTCAATACCATGCCTTAGTCAAAAAAGGGATGTTGGTTAAAAATAGTTGTTTTTTTCCAAGTCCTAAAGTGGATTCGGTGATAATTAATTTAGAAATGTTAGATAAACCCAGGGTATTTGTTAATAATGAAACATTCTTTTATAATTCAGTCAAGGGATTATTTGGCCAACGGCGGAAAATGGTGATAAATAATTTAAAGCAATTTAAGGTTTTAAATAATTACGATCATGACTTTATAGTCAGATTATTAAGTGGATTAAATATTAATCCTAAATTAAGGCCAGAAAAGTTAAGCCTTGAAGAGATAGCTAATTTAAGTAATGCTTTGTCTAGTTTATCTACTTCTTCAAGTTAG
- the pdxA gene encoding 4-hydroxythreonine-4-phosphate dehydrogenase PdxA, which produces MKQVIAITLGDISGIGPEVVLKALKNNSLIKRNNFLIIGSKVALPQDYQDCLFIQDQEDLDFKKYPINFLDLDNIKREDFKLGEINKNCGRVALEFIKKAVELTLSKKVVAIVTAPLNKEAVNLAGFNFSGQTGFLAALTETSSYTMMLVSKRLKVALVTIHSSLRKAIEDISIEKILVTIKLVNESLSRCFKIKRPRIAVASLNPHAGEGGFLGDEEKSFIIPAINKAWQEGIEVWGPFSPDTIFYKTTKGEFDVVVAMYHDQGLIPLKLLAFEEAVNVTVGLPIIRTSPDHGTAFDIVGKGIANPKSMIEAIKLASFMVNKI; this is translated from the coding sequence ATGAAGCAAGTCATAGCGATTACTTTAGGTGATATATCTGGTATTGGGCCAGAAGTGGTTTTAAAAGCTCTAAAGAATAACTCCTTAATTAAGAGGAATAATTTCTTAATTATTGGTAGTAAGGTCGCGCTACCCCAAGATTACCAAGATTGCTTGTTTATCCAAGATCAAGAAGATTTAGATTTTAAAAAATATCCTATAAATTTCTTAGATTTAGATAATATCAAGAGAGAAGATTTTAAATTAGGAGAAATAAATAAAAATTGTGGCAGGGTAGCTCTTGAGTTTATTAAAAAAGCGGTAGAATTAACTTTAAGTAAGAAAGTAGTCGCCATTGTGACTGCACCTCTTAATAAAGAAGCCGTGAATTTAGCTGGGTTTAATTTTTCAGGTCAGACTGGTTTCTTAGCAGCTCTTACTGAAACTTCTTCCTACACCATGATGTTGGTAAGCAAAAGGTTAAAAGTAGCTTTAGTCACTATTCATTCTTCTTTAAGGAAAGCTATTGAAGATATAAGCATAGAAAAGATATTGGTGACCATTAAGTTAGTCAATGAAAGTCTTTCCAGGTGCTTTAAGATAAAGAGACCAAGAATTGCTGTAGCTTCTTTAAATCCTCATGCTGGAGAAGGGGGGTTTTTAGGAGATGAAGAAAAAAGTTTTATTATTCCAGCGATCAACAAAGCTTGGCAAGAAGGAATAGAAGTTTGGGGACCTTTTTCTCCTGATACAATATTTTACAAGACTACTAAAGGAGAATTTGATGTGGTAGTGGCGATGTATCATGATCAAGGTCTTATTCCTTTAAAACTTTTAGCCTTTGAAGAAGCCGTAAATGTGACCGTAGGTCTTCCTATTATTAGAACTTCTCCCGATCATGGGACTGCTTTTGATATTGTTGGTAAAGGCATCGCTAACCCTAAAAGCATGATTGAGGCAATTAAACTTGCTTCCTTTATGGTTAATAAAATATGA
- a CDS encoding peptidylprolyl isomerase, with product MNVYGKIYLALIILITSYPVKAEVIERVVARVNNEVITLLELEEVINNYTKTNNVVVSDQIKRDLLNEMINEKLILQEAKRQKILVEDAEINQMINELKANFKDQSAFQQALANENLTEFQLYERYKDQLLKIKILDEEVRSKAKVDNNKVLAELVNYKFKIKAKHILVKEKGLALEILDKIKKGGEFERLAQEYSLCPSGKEGGDLGFFIQGQMVKEFEEVAFSLKEGEISGVVETKFGFHLIKNIEKKEIAPKELEEIKLQIEREFYNEEYQKELRDYMEKLREKAAIEVIL from the coding sequence ATGAATGTCTATGGAAAGATTTATTTGGCTTTAATAATCTTAATAACTTCTTATCCAGTTAAAGCCGAGGTAATAGAAAGAGTAGTGGCCAGAGTAAACAATGAAGTAATTACTCTTTTAGAATTAGAAGAAGTTATTAATAATTATACCAAGACAAATAACGTAGTTGTCTCTGATCAAATTAAGAGAGATCTCTTAAATGAGATGATTAATGAAAAACTGATCTTACAGGAAGCAAAAAGGCAGAAGATCTTGGTAGAGGATGCTGAGATAAATCAGATGATTAATGAGCTTAAAGCTAACTTTAAAGATCAAAGTGCTTTTCAGCAAGCCTTAGCCAATGAAAACTTAACAGAATTTCAACTTTACGAAAGATACAAAGATCAACTTTTAAAGATAAAGATATTAGATGAAGAAGTAAGGTCAAAAGCAAAGGTAGATAATAATAAAGTTTTAGCTGAGTTGGTAAATTATAAGTTTAAGATTAAAGCAAAACACATCTTAGTTAAAGAAAAAGGATTAGCTTTGGAAATTTTAGATAAGATTAAAAAAGGAGGAGAATTTGAAAGATTAGCCCAAGAGTATTCTCTGTGTCCTAGTGGAAAGGAAGGAGGAGATTTAGGCTTTTTTATTCAAGGTCAAATGGTAAAAGAATTTGAAGAGGTGGCTTTTTCTCTAAAGGAAGGAGAGATTAGTGGAGTGGTGGAAACTAAATTTGGATTTCACCTGATTAAGAATATAGAGAAGAAAGAGATAGCCCCTAAAGAATTAGAAGAGATTAAACTTCAGATAGAGAGAGAATTTTATAATGAAGAATATCAAAAAGAACTTAGAGATTACATGGAAAAACTTAGAGAAAAAGCTGCTATAGAGGTAATTCTTTAA
- the bamA gene encoding outer membrane protein assembly factor BamA: MKKSILTILIMLLLSLAALLKAEELKVTEIGVKGNKILSQEAILAVVKTTVGDPLSKKLLTKDIKEIFNLNIFDEVKVDLLEEKEGIKINFIVVEKPTIKEIKFLGNKEITQEKLKENFTLIEGDLYDENKLKELIGRLENLYRSEGFYYVKISSQSKEVDSQLVNIDLKNKEVDSQLVDIDLKIEEGKKVKIKEINFVGNESFSSWRLKWIISTGKRDYFTKEKIEEDLNQILYFYNNKGYFLCQVELDKVYFDDKKKGLVVNIHINEGDIYLIDGLKFVGSTLFTEKEFLKEVKTGQGKKYSLKDFRGDQGKIMEMYSQKGYISVQIIPKPFIDKEQKKISFEIEIREGEKCFLEKVSVSGNEITKDKVILREVLLKPGEIFDGQKINLTQKKLYQLGFFEQVNMEVIPGDQKNKKILNIKVKERKTGTISLGTTWSSQYGLGGSLEVAQTNLFGNAWKLNVKSEFGKKRMDYRVGFVNPWFKDTPTSLGFNLFKTEQKINEYTTLQKGESISVGREWKSFNKIYLDYKYEKVLFKEVNKNLAPLDIIEKEGKEEATSSISVDLIRDTRDKIYHTTKGYRISYLNEMAGASLGGDVDYYKSVIEGRLYLPAFWKFVLAMRTRFGVIKSITGDDKVRDDFRFYLGGAETIRGYKENDISLIDENKKEHGGSSVFYANFEYRFPIVEPLYFALFLDMGNIWDKYGNFNLNNLKLGRGFSFRIDTPMGPIRLDYGYPMNDKEKKEPEFYFSIGTPF, encoded by the coding sequence ATGAAGAAGTCTATTTTAACTATCTTGATAATGTTACTTTTAAGCTTAGCTGCTCTTTTAAAAGCTGAAGAGTTAAAAGTTACCGAGATAGGTGTTAAGGGAAATAAGATCTTGAGCCAAGAAGCCATCTTAGCTGTAGTAAAGACTACAGTAGGAGACCCCCTTTCTAAAAAATTATTGACTAAAGACATAAAAGAGATCTTTAACTTAAACATCTTTGATGAAGTTAAAGTTGATCTTCTTGAAGAAAAAGAAGGAATAAAGATTAACTTTATAGTAGTGGAAAAACCTACCATCAAAGAGATTAAATTTTTAGGCAATAAAGAGATTACCCAGGAGAAGTTAAAAGAGAATTTTACTTTAATAGAAGGTGATTTATATGATGAAAATAAACTTAAGGAATTAATAGGAAGATTAGAGAATCTTTATCGAAGTGAAGGATTTTACTATGTAAAGATAAGCTCTCAAAGTAAAGAAGTAGATTCACAATTAGTTAATATTGACTTAAAAAATAAGGAAGTAGATTCGCAGTTAGTTGATATTGACTTAAAGATAGAAGAAGGGAAAAAGGTTAAGATTAAAGAGATTAACTTTGTTGGCAATGAGTCTTTTTCTTCCTGGCGACTTAAATGGATTATCTCTACTGGAAAAAGGGATTATTTTACCAAGGAAAAAATAGAAGAAGACTTAAATCAAATCCTGTATTTTTATAATAACAAAGGTTATTTTTTATGCCAAGTGGAATTAGATAAGGTTTATTTTGATGATAAAAAGAAAGGATTAGTAGTCAATATTCATATTAATGAAGGTGATATTTATCTAATCGATGGCCTAAAGTTTGTGGGTAGCACTCTTTTTACGGAAAAGGAATTTTTAAAAGAAGTAAAGACTGGCCAAGGTAAAAAGTATAGCTTAAAAGACTTTAGAGGTGATCAAGGTAAAATCATGGAGATGTACTCTCAGAAAGGATATATCTCGGTGCAAATTATTCCTAAGCCCTTTATTGATAAAGAACAAAAAAAGATAAGCTTTGAGATAGAAATCAGAGAAGGAGAAAAATGTTTCCTAGAAAAGGTCTCTGTTTCTGGGAATGAGATTACTAAGGATAAAGTAATCTTAAGAGAAGTCTTATTAAAGCCTGGCGAGATATTTGATGGCCAAAAAATAAACTTAACGCAGAAGAAACTATATCAATTAGGTTTTTTTGAACAAGTGAATATGGAAGTAATACCTGGTGACCAAAAAAATAAAAAGATCTTAAATATAAAAGTAAAAGAAAGAAAAACAGGAACCATCAGCTTAGGGACTACCTGGAGTAGTCAATATGGATTAGGAGGAAGTTTAGAAGTAGCTCAGACTAATTTATTTGGAAATGCTTGGAAACTTAATGTTAAATCAGAATTTGGCAAGAAGAGAATGGACTATAGGGTTGGCTTTGTCAATCCTTGGTTTAAAGATACCCCTACTTCTTTGGGGTTTAATCTCTTTAAGACGGAACAAAAGATAAATGAGTATACTACCCTACAAAAGGGTGAAAGTATTAGCGTGGGCAGAGAATGGAAAAGTTTTAACAAGATATATTTAGACTATAAGTATGAGAAAGTCCTCTTTAAAGAGGTGAATAAAAATTTAGCTCCTCTTGATATTATAGAAAAAGAGGGAAAAGAAGAAGCGACCAGTAGTATTTCTGTGGATCTTATTCGAGATACTCGTGATAAGATCTATCATACTACCAAAGGATATAGAATTTCTTATTTAAATGAAATGGCTGGGGCTTCTTTGGGTGGAGATGTTGATTATTATAAGTCTGTTATTGAAGGAAGATTATATCTTCCAGCTTTCTGGAAATTTGTATTAGCCATGCGGACTCGATTTGGTGTAATAAAGAGCATTACCGGAGATGACAAGGTTAGGGATGATTTTAGATTTTATTTAGGAGGTGCTGAGACCATTAGAGGGTATAAAGAAAATGATATCTCCTTAATAGATGAAAATAAGAAAGAACATGGAGGAAGTTCTGTCTTTTATGCTAATTTTGAGTATAGATTTCCTATCGTCGAACCACTTTATTTTGCTCTTTTTTTAGACATGGGAAATATTTGGGATAAGTATGGAAACTTTAATTTAAACAATTTAAAGTTGGGAAGAGGTTTTTCTTTTAGAATTGACACGCCTATGGGGCCAATAAGATTAGATTATGGCTATCCGATGAATGATAAAGAAAAAAAGGAACCAGAATTTTATTTTAGTATTGGTACTCCTTTTTAA